From Tachypleus tridentatus isolate NWPU-2018 chromosome 8, ASM421037v1, whole genome shotgun sequence, a single genomic window includes:
- the LOC143222148 gene encoding uncharacterized protein LOC143222148 isoform X2 — protein MKLFETSLIFLLWFSVCYCQCPWSRELVDLHSDCICAFNSVQRLSIQCSPVNFPHLMSALHSSVQNIPIDLMYVNNGSIVTIENGTFHGLDIQSLHLANSKISNLSLQAFEGLETTLTSLNLQNNLLTEIPLQQIGRLTALKQLDLSQNKLTNVPDGAFQNLPLATLKLSDNKLNISDGAFKGLQGTLKNLNLKSAGLESMPKAIQKLSALAFLDVAQNKLSSLEPGFLQNLHSLTAINMERNRLLKVDSKAFHGVNDSLSSLSLLNNLLVEFPAEAVSFLTQLRVLDLGFNGIRILPEDAFKNNLQLTLLALDGNPIATVPLAAFQHLKSSLRGISIGGPYLECDCRIKWIVEWVQDNDLQVTSRERNPQFCGKPESLQHRNFFQLNSNELQCENEPQKTTLKTTMYTLRDAMVIEPPRSKEPKFLPYPVQSFPSTSKTYSPAKDLGQPVQPKQKTMATFPSYQTTPSPTIRLSETQPFLTSRTSGIVATDSLSAGTKIPDSVREEVKILDVFRTGNSIMVEWDSNSSNLLGFQVVYRVFGEEQFTQSPSLVASQRQYAIPSVPTDDCVIVCVVTLEDIPNLSVDAIPYSQCKEVKNSESRYALDKIVIAGSAAVCGVIILAVIIFVCCYCRKQKKEKVTLPPPTTGMPAIKSEHEWESASMYSGRSIPRPRMYQSDPNGSINHSFIMDDNRSHLSQYSQVPNGQVSNRPTTDGQSHHSYTQLSHRFGDPSCLGNPDIRKSQQSLSQLSGHHSFLGSHISAPPKKKKTQRNNKQITSASSVHSLTEYESDWNGRSDNWKDQEVDIYVGQTHVSPVHVKYRKDYGAR, from the exons ATGAAGCTCTTTGAGACCAGCTTGATCTTCCTGTTATGGTTTTCTGTATGTTATTGTCAATGTCCCTGGTCTCGAGAGTTAGTGGACCTTCACTCTGATTGTATTTGTGCTTTCAACAGTGTCCAAAGACTATCCATTCAGTGTAGCCCCGTGAACTTCCCACACCTTATGTCTGCTCTTCATAGCTCAGTTCAAAACATTCCTATAGATTTAATGTATGTAAACAATGGCTCCATTGTGACAATAGAAAATGGAACATTTCATGGTTTAGATATTCAAAGTCTTCATCTTGCCAACAGTAAGATTTCCAACTTGTCTTTGCAAGCCTTTGAAGGACTAGAAACGACCCTAACCAGTCTTAACCTTCAGAATAATCTCCTAACAGAGATACCTCTTCAGCAAATTGGAAGGCTGACTGCATTAAAGCAGCTTGACTTATCCCAAAATAAGTTAACCAATGTCCCAGATGGTGCCTTCCAAAACCTGCCTTTGGCTACCTTGAAGCTTTCAGACAACAAACTGAATATTTCTGATGGAGCTTTTAAAGGCTTGCAAGGAACGCTGAAAAATTTGAATCTGAAAAGTGCTGGGCTAGAGAGTATGCCAAAAGCAATCCAAAAACTGAGTGCTTTAGCATTCTTGGATGTAGCCCAAAATAAACTGTCAAGCTTGGAACCTGGGTTTTTGCAAAACTTGCATTCTTTGACAGCAATTAATATGGAGAGGAATCGCCTGTTGAAGGTGGACAGTAAAGCTTTCCATGGAGTTAATGACAGTCTGAGTTCTTTGTCACTGCTCAACAACCTACTAGTGGAATTTCCAGCAGAAGCAGTCTCATTTCTTACACAGCTCAGG GTTTTGGATCTCGGATTCAATGGCATTCGTATCTTGCCCGAAGATGCTTTTAAAAACAATCTTCAACTGACACTTCTTGCTCTGGATGGGAATCCCATAGCTACAGTTCCTCTGGCAGCATTTCAACACCTCAAATCTTCTCTCAGAGGAATTAGTATTGGAG GACCTTATTTGGAGTGTGACTGTCGAATTAAATGGATAGTAGAATGGGTTCAAGACAATGATCTTCAAGTCACTAGTCGAGAGAGAAATCCTCAATTCTGTGGAAAACCAGAAAGCCTTCAACATCGAAACTTTTTCCAACTAAACTCCAATGAACTCCAGTGTGAAAATGAGccacaaaaaacaacacttaaaacaacaatgtatacaCTACGTGATGCTATGGTAATTGAACCTCCACGTAGTAAAGAACCAAAGTTCCTTCCTTATCCAGTTCAGAGTTTTCCTTCCACCAGTAAGACATACTCTCCTGCTAAAGACCTTGGCCAACCAGTCCAACCAAAACAAAAGACCATGGCCACTTTTCCATCTTACCAAACGACGCCATCACCTACTATTAGGTTAAGTGAAACCCAACCATTTCTAACTTCTAGGACCTCAGGTATTGTAGCAACTGACAGTTTATCTGCAGGAACAAAAATCCCTGACTCAGTAAGAGAGGAGGTGAAGATTCTTGATGTCTTTAGGACTGGCAATTCAATAATGGTTGAATGGGATTCTAATTCTTCTAATCTCTTGGGATTCCAGGTAGTATACAGAGTGTTTGGGGAAGAGCAATTCACACAAAGTCCTTCACTTGTTGCCAGTCAACGCCAGTATGCCATCCCCAGTGTCCCTACTGATGACTGTGTTATTGTCTGTGTAGTCACTTTGGAAGATATTCCCAACCTTTCTGTGGATGCCATTCCATACAGTCAATGTAAGGAAGTTAAAAACAGTGAGAGCAGATATGCTTTGGATAAGATTGTAATAGCAGGCTCTGCTGCTGTGTGTGGAGTTATAATTCTTGCAgttatcatttttgtttgttgctaCTGTcgcaaacaaaaaaaagaaaaagtgacaCTTCCACCACCTACCACAGGGATGCCAGCAATAAAGTCTGAGCATGAGTGGGAATCTGCATCTATGTACAGTGGACGTAGCATTCCTCGACCACGTATGTACCAGTCTGATCCCAATGGTTCAATCAATCACAGTTTCATCATGGATGACAACCGTTCTCACCTATCTCAATACTCTCAGGTGCCCAATGGCCAAGTTAGTAACAGACCAACAACTGATGGCCAATCTCATCATTCTTACACTCAGTTATCTCATCGATTTGGTGACCCTTCATGTCTTGGTAATCCAGACATACGCAAATCTCAACAGTCTCTCTCCCAACTATCTGGGCACCACTCATTTCTTGGAAGTCATATTTCTGCTCCACCAAAGAAGAAAAAGactcaaagaaacaacaaacagataACATCTGCCAGCTCTGTCCACTCACTCACTGAATATGAAAGCGACTGGAATGGAAGATCAGACAACTGGAAAGATCAAGAAGTAGACATCTATGTGGGTCAAACTCATGTTTCTCCAGTTCATGTTAAATACAGAAAAGATTATGGTGCAAGGTGA
- the LOC143222148 gene encoding uncharacterized protein LOC143222148 isoform X1, translating to MKILKFTTDPKMKLFETSLIFLLWFSVCYCQCPWSRELVDLHSDCICAFNSVQRLSIQCSPVNFPHLMSALHSSVQNIPIDLMYVNNGSIVTIENGTFHGLDIQSLHLANSKISNLSLQAFEGLETTLTSLNLQNNLLTEIPLQQIGRLTALKQLDLSQNKLTNVPDGAFQNLPLATLKLSDNKLNISDGAFKGLQGTLKNLNLKSAGLESMPKAIQKLSALAFLDVAQNKLSSLEPGFLQNLHSLTAINMERNRLLKVDSKAFHGVNDSLSSLSLLNNLLVEFPAEAVSFLTQLRVLDLGFNGIRILPEDAFKNNLQLTLLALDGNPIATVPLAAFQHLKSSLRGISIGGPYLECDCRIKWIVEWVQDNDLQVTSRERNPQFCGKPESLQHRNFFQLNSNELQCENEPQKTTLKTTMYTLRDAMVIEPPRSKEPKFLPYPVQSFPSTSKTYSPAKDLGQPVQPKQKTMATFPSYQTTPSPTIRLSETQPFLTSRTSGIVATDSLSAGTKIPDSVREEVKILDVFRTGNSIMVEWDSNSSNLLGFQVVYRVFGEEQFTQSPSLVASQRQYAIPSVPTDDCVIVCVVTLEDIPNLSVDAIPYSQCKEVKNSESRYALDKIVIAGSAAVCGVIILAVIIFVCCYCRKQKKEKVTLPPPTTGMPAIKSEHEWESASMYSGRSIPRPRMYQSDPNGSINHSFIMDDNRSHLSQYSQVPNGQVSNRPTTDGQSHHSYTQLSHRFGDPSCLGNPDIRKSQQSLSQLSGHHSFLGSHISAPPKKKKTQRNNKQITSASSVHSLTEYESDWNGRSDNWKDQEVDIYVGQTHVSPVHVKYRKDYGAR from the exons atgaaaattttgaaatttacaacAG ATCCAAAGATGAAGCTCTTTGAGACCAGCTTGATCTTCCTGTTATGGTTTTCTGTATGTTATTGTCAATGTCCCTGGTCTCGAGAGTTAGTGGACCTTCACTCTGATTGTATTTGTGCTTTCAACAGTGTCCAAAGACTATCCATTCAGTGTAGCCCCGTGAACTTCCCACACCTTATGTCTGCTCTTCATAGCTCAGTTCAAAACATTCCTATAGATTTAATGTATGTAAACAATGGCTCCATTGTGACAATAGAAAATGGAACATTTCATGGTTTAGATATTCAAAGTCTTCATCTTGCCAACAGTAAGATTTCCAACTTGTCTTTGCAAGCCTTTGAAGGACTAGAAACGACCCTAACCAGTCTTAACCTTCAGAATAATCTCCTAACAGAGATACCTCTTCAGCAAATTGGAAGGCTGACTGCATTAAAGCAGCTTGACTTATCCCAAAATAAGTTAACCAATGTCCCAGATGGTGCCTTCCAAAACCTGCCTTTGGCTACCTTGAAGCTTTCAGACAACAAACTGAATATTTCTGATGGAGCTTTTAAAGGCTTGCAAGGAACGCTGAAAAATTTGAATCTGAAAAGTGCTGGGCTAGAGAGTATGCCAAAAGCAATCCAAAAACTGAGTGCTTTAGCATTCTTGGATGTAGCCCAAAATAAACTGTCAAGCTTGGAACCTGGGTTTTTGCAAAACTTGCATTCTTTGACAGCAATTAATATGGAGAGGAATCGCCTGTTGAAGGTGGACAGTAAAGCTTTCCATGGAGTTAATGACAGTCTGAGTTCTTTGTCACTGCTCAACAACCTACTAGTGGAATTTCCAGCAGAAGCAGTCTCATTTCTTACACAGCTCAGG GTTTTGGATCTCGGATTCAATGGCATTCGTATCTTGCCCGAAGATGCTTTTAAAAACAATCTTCAACTGACACTTCTTGCTCTGGATGGGAATCCCATAGCTACAGTTCCTCTGGCAGCATTTCAACACCTCAAATCTTCTCTCAGAGGAATTAGTATTGGAG GACCTTATTTGGAGTGTGACTGTCGAATTAAATGGATAGTAGAATGGGTTCAAGACAATGATCTTCAAGTCACTAGTCGAGAGAGAAATCCTCAATTCTGTGGAAAACCAGAAAGCCTTCAACATCGAAACTTTTTCCAACTAAACTCCAATGAACTCCAGTGTGAAAATGAGccacaaaaaacaacacttaaaacaacaatgtatacaCTACGTGATGCTATGGTAATTGAACCTCCACGTAGTAAAGAACCAAAGTTCCTTCCTTATCCAGTTCAGAGTTTTCCTTCCACCAGTAAGACATACTCTCCTGCTAAAGACCTTGGCCAACCAGTCCAACCAAAACAAAAGACCATGGCCACTTTTCCATCTTACCAAACGACGCCATCACCTACTATTAGGTTAAGTGAAACCCAACCATTTCTAACTTCTAGGACCTCAGGTATTGTAGCAACTGACAGTTTATCTGCAGGAACAAAAATCCCTGACTCAGTAAGAGAGGAGGTGAAGATTCTTGATGTCTTTAGGACTGGCAATTCAATAATGGTTGAATGGGATTCTAATTCTTCTAATCTCTTGGGATTCCAGGTAGTATACAGAGTGTTTGGGGAAGAGCAATTCACACAAAGTCCTTCACTTGTTGCCAGTCAACGCCAGTATGCCATCCCCAGTGTCCCTACTGATGACTGTGTTATTGTCTGTGTAGTCACTTTGGAAGATATTCCCAACCTTTCTGTGGATGCCATTCCATACAGTCAATGTAAGGAAGTTAAAAACAGTGAGAGCAGATATGCTTTGGATAAGATTGTAATAGCAGGCTCTGCTGCTGTGTGTGGAGTTATAATTCTTGCAgttatcatttttgtttgttgctaCTGTcgcaaacaaaaaaaagaaaaagtgacaCTTCCACCACCTACCACAGGGATGCCAGCAATAAAGTCTGAGCATGAGTGGGAATCTGCATCTATGTACAGTGGACGTAGCATTCCTCGACCACGTATGTACCAGTCTGATCCCAATGGTTCAATCAATCACAGTTTCATCATGGATGACAACCGTTCTCACCTATCTCAATACTCTCAGGTGCCCAATGGCCAAGTTAGTAACAGACCAACAACTGATGGCCAATCTCATCATTCTTACACTCAGTTATCTCATCGATTTGGTGACCCTTCATGTCTTGGTAATCCAGACATACGCAAATCTCAACAGTCTCTCTCCCAACTATCTGGGCACCACTCATTTCTTGGAAGTCATATTTCTGCTCCACCAAAGAAGAAAAAGactcaaagaaacaacaaacagataACATCTGCCAGCTCTGTCCACTCACTCACTGAATATGAAAGCGACTGGAATGGAAGATCAGACAACTGGAAAGATCAAGAAGTAGACATCTATGTGGGTCAAACTCATGTTTCTCCAGTTCATGTTAAATACAGAAAAGATTATGGTGCAAGGTGA